A portion of the bacterium genome contains these proteins:
- a CDS encoding LemA family protein: MSTNPSKTEDKILALWLIGGLALCVLFIVTLFNTLIATKNGVDNAAAGVDAILKKRYDLIPNLIAAVEAYMRHERSLLEGLTQLRTQALATTGEERRKLDKEFTKQLGGLFVAAENYPDLKANQNFLQLQAALNEVEEQISAARRAFNAAVTDYNNSLEMFPSSVIARRMKFQRKALFEITPLERKSIEVAQLLDR, from the coding sequence ATGAGCACTAACCCCAGCAAAACGGAGGACAAGATATTGGCACTCTGGCTGATCGGCGGACTCGCGCTGTGTGTACTGTTTATCGTCACTCTCTTCAACACATTGATCGCCACGAAAAATGGCGTTGATAATGCCGCTGCCGGCGTGGATGCCATTCTCAAGAAGCGATACGATTTGATCCCCAATCTGATCGCGGCTGTCGAAGCCTACATGCGTCATGAGCGCAGCCTCCTCGAAGGGCTCACCCAATTGCGCACCCAAGCGCTGGCGACCACCGGGGAAGAGCGGCGCAAACTGGACAAAGAGTTCACCAAGCAGCTAGGGGGCTTGTTCGTGGCGGCGGAAAACTACCCAGACCTCAAGGCCAATCAAAACTTCCTGCAGTTGCAAGCAGCGCTCAATGAAGTTGAAGAGCAGATTTCCGCCGCGCGCCGTGCCTTCAATGCAGCTGTAACGGATTACAACAACTCCCTCGAAATGTTCCCCAGTAGCGTTATCGCGCGCCGAATGAAGTTCCAGCGGAAGGCGCTATTTGAGATCACGCCATTGGAACGCAAGAGCATCGAGGTGGCCCAGCTACTCGATCGCTAA